A window of the Sardina pilchardus chromosome 21, fSarPil1.1, whole genome shotgun sequence genome harbors these coding sequences:
- the pmt gene encoding phosphoethanolamine methyltransferase isoform X2 translates to MESAVRQTMTEFWKEHSHEATVQEMMLDSNAQELTEHELPEILSLLPSVADKDILELGAGIGRYTCHLIGKAHHVTAVDFMEKFVEKNREDNSHLGNADFLQADVTQLNFPQNSFDLIFSNWLLMYLSDEELGKLIEKMLAWLRPEGHLFFRESCFHQSGDCKRDFNPTHYRTPALYNHLMTSAQWQGDKGAFGFDIVLTKTVQTYVKMKNNKNQVCWLLQKALREGTQQGGFGTFQQFLDNQQYTRRGILRYEKVFGAGYVSTGGPGTTKEFVDLLNLTPGQKVVDVGCGIGGGDFYMAKNFGVEVLGMDLSANMVEIACERAVKEKLPMVHFEVADATKRVFPEGTFDVVYSRDTILHISDKLDLFKNFNSWLKCGGKVLISDYCCGEKPWSPQFEDYVKQRGYILYTPKRYGQFLEEAGFTNVRAEDRTEQFVQVIKSELEKAEVMREEFIQEFSKEDYDAIVNGWTEKLQRCELGDQRWGLFYATKK, encoded by the exons ATGGAATCAG ctGTGCGCCAAACCATGACTGAATTCTGGAAGGAGCATTCTCATGAAGCCACCGTCCAGGAAATGATGTTGGACTCCAACGCCCAGGAGCTGACCGAGCACGAGCTGCCCGagatcctctctctcctgcccagcGTGGCCGACAAAGACATCCTGGAGCTTGGAGCAGGCATAGG ACGATACACGTGTCACCTCATTGGTAAAGCCCATCATGTGACAGCTGTGGATTTCATGGAGAAGTTTGTGGAAAAGAACAGGGAGGACAACAGTCACCTTGGTAACGCTGACTTCCTCCAGGCCGACGTCACTCAACTTAATTTCCCCCAAAACAG TTTCGACCTGATCTTCTCTAACTGGCTGCTGATGTACCTGAGCGATGAGGAGCTGGGGAAACTGATCGAGAAGATGCTGGCCTGGCTCAGACCTGAAGGACATCTCTTCTTCAGGGAGTCCTGCTTCCACCAGTCAG GGGACTGCAAAAGAGATTTCAACCCCACACACTACCGCACTCCGGCCCTCTACAACCATCTGATGACATCAGCACAGTGGCAGGGCGACAAAGGGGCCTTTGGCTTTGACATTGTCCTGACCAAAACAGTGCAGACCTACGTCAAG ATGAAGAACAACAAGAACCAGGTGTGCTGGCTTCTGCAGAAGGCTCTGCGGGAGGGGACCCAGCAGGGGGGCTTCGGCACCTTCCAGCAGTTCCTGGACAACCAGCAGTACACGCGTCGAGGCATCCTGCGCTACGAGAAGGTGTTCGGCGCCGGCTACGTCAGCACGGGAGGGCCCGGCACCACCAAG GAGTTTGTTGACCTTTTGAATCTCACCCCTGGGCAAAAAGTTGTCGACGTTGGATGTGGCATAGGAGGAGGAGATTTCTACATGGCAAAG AACTTTGGCGTGGAGGTGTTGGGAATGGATCTGTCTGCAAACATGGTGGAAATTGCCTGTGAGCGAGCAGTGAAAGAGAAGCTGCCTATG GTGCACTTTGAGGTAGCTGATGCCACAAAAAGGGTTTTCCCTGAGGGCACTTTTGATGTGGTGTATAGCAGAGACACCATTTTGCACATCAGTGACAAACTGGACCTCTTCAAAAATTTCAAT TCGTGGCTGAAGTGTGGTGGCAAGGTGCTGATCAGTGACTACTGCTGTGGGGAGAAGCCCTGGAGCCCCCAGTTTGAGGACTACGTCAAACAGAGAGGATACATCCTCTACACGCCAAAGAGATATggacag TTCCTGGAGGAGGCAGGCTTTACCAACGTGCGCGCTGAGGACCGGACGGAGCAGTTTGTTCAGGTGATCAAGAGCGAGCTGGAGAAAGCAGAGGTCATGCGGGAGGAGTTTATCCAG GAATTCTCTAAAGAAGACTATGATGCTATTGTGAATGGCTGGACAGAAAAGCTGCAACGCTGTGAATTAGGGGACCAGCGCTGGGGATTATTCTATGCTACCAAAAAGTGA
- the pmt gene encoding phosphoethanolamine methyltransferase isoform X1 yields the protein MVNSQAVRQTMTEFWKEHSHEATVQEMMLDSNAQELTEHELPEILSLLPSVADKDILELGAGIGRYTCHLIGKAHHVTAVDFMEKFVEKNREDNSHLGNADFLQADVTQLNFPQNSFDLIFSNWLLMYLSDEELGKLIEKMLAWLRPEGHLFFRESCFHQSGDCKRDFNPTHYRTPALYNHLMTSAQWQGDKGAFGFDIVLTKTVQTYVKMKNNKNQVCWLLQKALREGTQQGGFGTFQQFLDNQQYTRRGILRYEKVFGAGYVSTGGPGTTKEFVDLLNLTPGQKVVDVGCGIGGGDFYMAKNFGVEVLGMDLSANMVEIACERAVKEKLPMVHFEVADATKRVFPEGTFDVVYSRDTILHISDKLDLFKNFNSWLKCGGKVLISDYCCGEKPWSPQFEDYVKQRGYILYTPKRYGQFLEEAGFTNVRAEDRTEQFVQVIKSELEKAEVMREEFIQEFSKEDYDAIVNGWTEKLQRCELGDQRWGLFYATKK from the exons ATGGTCAACTCGCAAG ctGTGCGCCAAACCATGACTGAATTCTGGAAGGAGCATTCTCATGAAGCCACCGTCCAGGAAATGATGTTGGACTCCAACGCCCAGGAGCTGACCGAGCACGAGCTGCCCGagatcctctctctcctgcccagcGTGGCCGACAAAGACATCCTGGAGCTTGGAGCAGGCATAGG ACGATACACGTGTCACCTCATTGGTAAAGCCCATCATGTGACAGCTGTGGATTTCATGGAGAAGTTTGTGGAAAAGAACAGGGAGGACAACAGTCACCTTGGTAACGCTGACTTCCTCCAGGCCGACGTCACTCAACTTAATTTCCCCCAAAACAG TTTCGACCTGATCTTCTCTAACTGGCTGCTGATGTACCTGAGCGATGAGGAGCTGGGGAAACTGATCGAGAAGATGCTGGCCTGGCTCAGACCTGAAGGACATCTCTTCTTCAGGGAGTCCTGCTTCCACCAGTCAG GGGACTGCAAAAGAGATTTCAACCCCACACACTACCGCACTCCGGCCCTCTACAACCATCTGATGACATCAGCACAGTGGCAGGGCGACAAAGGGGCCTTTGGCTTTGACATTGTCCTGACCAAAACAGTGCAGACCTACGTCAAG ATGAAGAACAACAAGAACCAGGTGTGCTGGCTTCTGCAGAAGGCTCTGCGGGAGGGGACCCAGCAGGGGGGCTTCGGCACCTTCCAGCAGTTCCTGGACAACCAGCAGTACACGCGTCGAGGCATCCTGCGCTACGAGAAGGTGTTCGGCGCCGGCTACGTCAGCACGGGAGGGCCCGGCACCACCAAG GAGTTTGTTGACCTTTTGAATCTCACCCCTGGGCAAAAAGTTGTCGACGTTGGATGTGGCATAGGAGGAGGAGATTTCTACATGGCAAAG AACTTTGGCGTGGAGGTGTTGGGAATGGATCTGTCTGCAAACATGGTGGAAATTGCCTGTGAGCGAGCAGTGAAAGAGAAGCTGCCTATG GTGCACTTTGAGGTAGCTGATGCCACAAAAAGGGTTTTCCCTGAGGGCACTTTTGATGTGGTGTATAGCAGAGACACCATTTTGCACATCAGTGACAAACTGGACCTCTTCAAAAATTTCAAT TCGTGGCTGAAGTGTGGTGGCAAGGTGCTGATCAGTGACTACTGCTGTGGGGAGAAGCCCTGGAGCCCCCAGTTTGAGGACTACGTCAAACAGAGAGGATACATCCTCTACACGCCAAAGAGATATggacag TTCCTGGAGGAGGCAGGCTTTACCAACGTGCGCGCTGAGGACCGGACGGAGCAGTTTGTTCAGGTGATCAAGAGCGAGCTGGAGAAAGCAGAGGTCATGCGGGAGGAGTTTATCCAG GAATTCTCTAAAGAAGACTATGATGCTATTGTGAATGGCTGGACAGAAAAGCTGCAACGCTGTGAATTAGGGGACCAGCGCTGGGGATTATTCTATGCTACCAAAAAGTGA